The genomic segment TCGAGTACACCTGGACAACGGATCGATTATGGCGTAAATCTCGGCAAGAAACTGGCATGTCATGGTGCCGCGGTTTTGACCTCGACCACGCCTTCGGCTACGAATGGGGTGACTTTTCCGAGAACGACCCTTGCTCTGAAAGCTATGGTGGTAAGGAACCATGGCAAGCCACCGAAGCTACTGCGCTGGCTATGTGGGCAAAGAATGCATCTCGGGAGACAACCGAGTTCATTGGTCTTATCGATCTGCACTCGTACTCACAGCAGGTACTGTTTCCCTTTGCCTACTCCTGCGACGTGGACCCGCCCAACGTGGAGAACCTGGAGGAGCTCGCAGCTGGACTCGCCAAGGCGATCCGCTTGTCCAATGGGGAGTTATACTCAGTAACATCGGCGTGTGAGGGAGCAGTGGCAGGTCGTGGCTTCAAGCCAGGAGTCAAACGCATCGAGACAGGCGGCGGTTCAGCTATTGATTGGTTCTACCACGAGTTGCACGCACATTACAGCTACCAGATCAAGCTGAGGGACACCGGAAGCTACGGCTTCTTGCTCCCTAAAGACAACATCATACCTGTCGGTGAGGAGATCTTCAGTGCAATGAAGTACTTTGGAGACTACCTGCTGGGCAATAACGGAATTGAAAAGTCGATTGGAACTgctgcgccggcgccggaagAACCAGATCGCAGTTTGGAGCTTCGACGTCTGAAGAGGAAGTAGAGCAGTCCGTGTCTCGATTCGAGTTAAGTTTAATGGCGTTGCGGCGACGGTTTTTCTTCTTGGGAGGGTAGTCTTCAGGCATGATTGCTCGTGTTGGCGCGCAACGATTATTTATCAGGCAACCGGTAAATTggcgaggggagggggcattCATTTGAGTCCCTCGGCAGGAAATTGCACTCCGTGTACGTTGTTTGGTTTTGGTTCTGGTTTTGGTTTTAAAACGGATATGAGTGCAAAGAATCGGTCTCGTGTACTAAGAGCATCCTCTCCCATTACAAAATAGCGACTTTACCAGTTCATGATCATGGCAACAGAAGCGTAGACGGCGGTGAACTTGAGAGCGAAGTCGAAGAGGAACGACCCGGCGGAGCCACTGCGTTGATTGGTAGGTTAGCGAGAGACCTGGATGAGGTGCTggggacgacggcaagggAAGGAAGCCTAAGCATACCCGATGCGGCCCTttgggccggcgccgctcgTGTAACCAAAAGCGTAGAACACGCGGGAGAGGGCCCAGCCAGCACCGAGgacggcgctggcgacgGGGTAGCGGAGGCCAGAGATgaggagggcgccgaggaaggaGGGTTGGTTCTCGGTGAAGTTGGCGTGGGCGCGTTGGGCTTTGTATCGGTGCGTTAGTCTGTGTGCGTTGACATGATCGTAGAATTGCATTCCCTCTCGTGTAGGGGAAAGGGCAGGGGTGGTAATGGGACGTGGCAGACGAACCGCAGTTGAACTGGTAGGCCTTGgggtccttggcggcctgcTCGTTGGAGGCGTAGGGAGCTGGGTAGACGAGGCCGCTGGCCTTGCGGTACTTGCTCGTCAAGAGGACGtgggtggtgttgatgaagaaggtcgatgcggcgacgaggagaacgtAGCTGTTGCGGGCGTGTTTGTTCAGACATTGGCATGCTTGTTGACAATTGGCAATGAAGGAAGATGTTGTTACGTACCCGTACTCATTGGGGACCTGGAGCGTGAGAGGCATGGTGGCGGGCTGCCTGTTGATTGACTGTTGACGTGGTTACTGGTCTGAGAGCTTTCGATGGCCGGCAAATGGGATTGTCCAAGGGTAGTGGGCCTGTGGCAAAGTTGGCGATGCTTACTTTTATGTATAGTACCTTAGATATGTATGTGTAACAGGCGAATGGTACAAAGTACGGATGTAGGCAATTGATGTGGATATGGAAGAGTGCGCCGAGTACCAACGATACGGAGCAGGGGCAGTAGCTCTTTTATCTTGCTTTCCGGGCTACGTAACGCAACAACCGCCTGGACGATGGGAAGACCAGGTTTCGAGACGCCAGCTGTTTTGGTCGGTCTAGGGTCTCCTCCGCTGGAgtgtggaggagggcggaAGGGGATCCGCAGAAAAGAGTGCCTATCCGCTCGCTAAGATTTCTCCCCTCGTATAAAATTTATAGAGATGGATGCCACCACGGAACATTCTGCCGACGGGTCTAAACATGCACAACACGGACAAGCCCCAAGACATTCCCGACGGGAGCGGACGCCGGCCACATTCAAGTCCCGATTGTCAATGATGGTCTTTTGGCCTATGACCAATCGCCATCCCCGAAAGAGCTCGGCGCATTGCGTTTCCAATGTCCGGACTGCGGACTTTCGAGGCGGACTTTTGGCCAGTCTGATTAATTGAATGTTGGGTGGACAACTTGTCCACAAAAAAATTCCATCACTAAGATGCaatcgacgtcgaggtctGCCTGCTGGTTCAACCACAAAACGATGGCAGAGTTAGAACCCGCTCCCGATGCCAGATTAACCTTACGTCGTCTTTACTCTCAAGCCGCGAAAGGTGGTTGAGCGCGCTTCGGGGCGTCTGGAGCGCTTTCCTCCCAATGAAAAGCTGGCGGGATCCAGCACGCCATTTTAACTTCCGCTTCACCACAAGATCTGCcacagggggggggggggtatcctcctcttcacccGGTGCACCTGTCTTCTGGACGGACCCATTCGAGGTCAAGACCCTCGAATACTCTCTTCTCGGCAGTCAGCATGTCGGGAGCTTTCCCGAGCTTCCCGCCTTCCAGGTCGATCCAGCTACCATCAACTCGGCTTCGGATACCGCTGCTATCGAACTTGAagctcttctgcttcttgcAGTAACGACGCAGGTCTCGTTGAAACGTTGTATCTCCGCTCCAGCCTAGGACTGCACATCCAACCGTCTTCCAGgggctgatgatgatgtccaCCCGCCGGTGCGGCTTCTCTTTCGTTTCTTTTGGATACCCCTTGTGGCTCTCGATCTCGAGCTCCTGCCACACCACAAGTGCCTTGTCAAGAGTGTCGAAACCGCTCCCTCTTGACTCGTTGCCCTTCCAACTGACGGGCCGCTGGCCACGCTCACTGTTGTGATTACTCAGCGTGAGCGTGTGTGTGATATGTCGGCTCTTCTCCAAGCTCACGACCAACTTGTCGACGAAGTGCATCGTAGCAGACTCATCCCGGTGGCTGATCACTACGTCGACATCCCCACTACCCTGTTTACCACGCCGGTAACCACCGACAATGACTAGCTCAAACCCCGGATTGATGTTGCGGGCATGTACCAGAATGGCGTCAGCAATAGATTCAACTTCGGTTCGCGGTATTTTAAGCTTGAACTCGTCATAATACTTGACACCAATTTGCTGAACTCGGCCCAAGGTGTGCCAGCCATGTTCAACGACATCGTCAAGGTCTCGCCATCCTGCACATTATCCGTCAGTGAACTGTCGCTATCGTTTGGGCGGCAACAAACCTCTGTTATAGAAATCTCGAGCCGTGATGTCGCCAACTCCCCAGATATCGTAAAATGTTTTTATCACTGACAGCCTGGGATCGGCTTGGGCCTCATCTACTTCACAAAGCCTGCCAGATTCTTTCCACTCATGCCACAGCTCGGCAATCTTAACGCCACAGCCAGGGAGTCTTGCTACCTCTATGTGAAATCAACATTGCCGATCTTACCACCTTCGACGCAAAAAGCGTTTGCTTACCTTGTGGCGTGCCAATCGCATAAGGGTATGCTGATAGGGTGGCTATGGATGTTGAGTAGGCCCTCACCCCTATTTGATCGCCCACCATTTTTCGATTAAGCCGTATCTTCTTCAACTCGTCAACAAAGATGCCATTTGGAGGATCAACAGGGGTCGGTCTTTGACAGGCAAACGTTAATCCGAGGAACGATGGGATCGGCGGCAGCTTAAGCACCGAATCGTGCTCCGAGGTCGTCTGCCTAAGCAGCGAAGGCGTTGTTTGATGCATGTCCGCAGGATattttctcctcctctcttcaAGATAGGCGCTGTTTCGTGTTTGCCAGAGGTCGTCGGTCGCAGCGCGAGATAATATGCCATTTCCCTTGGTCGTGGTAGGCGTCTCGGACGTACCCTTCTTGCGGCCTTCATAAAGAAGATAGTTGCGAAGCGGAAGAATCTCGCCTTGCGCAAGAGAGTCCGTGAGCCATGCAAGCTTTACGACTTTGACAGTATTGGTGTTGTCAGACTTGTTCGCAAGAGCCTTTATGGTCTGCATTGGAACTGGTCCGTACTTTTCTCCATCTTCACTGTACAAGGTTGACTCGCTGCCACTACCAGACAGTGCCCTCTTGCGCTTCCGAGGAGTTGCGGATGGCGACTCAGAGATTCTAGTCGCATCGATGGGATCGGTCAGCACTTTTGCGCGTCTAAGTTCGAAAAGTGCCCTTTCTCGCTGGGAGATTTTCCCAATGACGATGTTGGCTTCTTGTATGTTATATGTCAAGCTTGGGATCTTTCCTTCGAGGTCGTGTAGCTCGTCTGGGTTCAAGTGAGTGGGAAGAAGATAGACAGGCGGAAGTTCAAGAGCCATCCTGGCCACCGCAGTCATATGGGATGTCGCGCATATCGTAGTGATTGATGAACGCGGCAAGCCACCAGAGCGGTTCTCTGCGGGTTTCATATTTGGGAGAATTGTTCGGTACGAATATTGAGGTGGGCAAAAGAAGCAAGCGGCGGGTCCTAGACAACATCATTTGCCAATCGCCCTAGATGTAGGTATGTAACGGatatctacctaggtaggtacctactgAGTAATAGGTAGGTGCCTAGGTGCTATTGGTGCCCTGCATGGCGCTGACATCATTATTGCGATTCAAAGCACTTAGCACAGAATGACAAAGTACTACCTGAATGCACGTTGATTTGCTCACCAGACCCCTACTATGTAACTTGAGATTAACCAAACTGCCTGATCAGCATTAGTGGGAAGTCGGTCCGTAACCTGAAATATCTATGTGTGGTTAATTCACAACTCTCAAAAACTCGTGGACAAGGCTGGACTAAGCATTTGACTCTTGCTGGATCTCAGTTGTTGTATTCTGCCTCCCTGACCACGTACACCTCAGGTCCTGTGAGGGGAAGGATGTACATTCCGACAAATATCATTGCTCCTAGACGTCCTCGAATTCCATGTCTTCGTCGCTctcgccatcatctccatccGCGGGTGCTTCTACCTTGACCTTCTTGACTACTCTTTCTTCCGAGTCAGGTGATGGCTCCGTCTTGATAAGCGGAGCTGGGGTCGCGATACTTGGCGTCACATCCTCAAAagcatcctcctcttcatcttcatcgtcgtcgtcctcttcttcctccatcGCCCTTGCCGCTTCGGCCTCCTGCTCAGCCTTGAGGCGAGCGAAGTAATCGTCCAGCTCTGCGTGTTCTGGGTTGTCTGCTGATTTGATCACGGTGTCCTTGTCATCCGTTTCTTCTATCTTGGCGGCAGCCGTCGGACCTGCCTGGGCCGAGAAAGACTCGCCAGTGACGGTACTGTTCGACATCCACGATGGAAGCGCATTCTGCTGTGCGACCTTCTCTTTGCGCGCCTTCTCCGCTGCCTTTTCTGCCTCTGATGGTCCGTCTGATGTGGAGATGCTGACAGACATTGACTTGGGTCCGACGTTATCGAGGCCCTTGACTGATGTGGGTTGCAAGGATGAAACGGGTATGGTTGTAACGGATTGGTAGCTCGCATCGCGGACGACGGGCAGGGCTTTGCTGATTGCAATGTCGAACGTATTGTCAGGTACAACCATCTCGTCGATCCGTGGCAGAAGTTCGGTGATGAACTTGAATTGGTTGTTAAGTCGTGTTGATTGCTCGTGGCCGGTCGAGTTGCGCTCAAGATCGTGGGTGAGCGGAGCGCCGCACCGGTGACAAACGAAGCCCTCGGGGCCAACATTATCGAGCACCTCCATCTGCGTCCATTCCGATTTGCAGCGCCCACAGAAGTATTCTTTGCGCTCGCTCGCTGGCACTGTGGTGCCCTGTATCTGCTTGTCGACGGTGTACACACGCCACTTGATGGCATCGATGGTCTGACGGTAGTCGATGTAGTAGTATGTTCGGTTGACGGGACGAGGTTTCGCTTCGGGATTCTTGGGGTCTTCGCGATATTCCAATCTTGTGTATCTGCACGGTGCCTGAAGTCAGCGTTGGGTATGATCTGCGGAGGGTAGGTCCAAGCTAACACTGCGAGAAAGCGATCTTCCCTGAGCTTTCCGCATGCTTTATGGAGATCCTTTGTATTCGTCGCCATCAGGTAAGCCAAGTCATCGTCACGAAGCCTACCGAAGATTAGCAACGCTGTGCAACGCCCAGA from the Colletotrichum destructivum chromosome 10, complete sequence genome contains:
- a CDS encoding Putative membrane-associated, eicosanoid/glutathione metabolism (MAPEG) protein; translation: MPLTLQVPNEYGYVLLVAASTFFINTTHVLLTSKYRKASGLVYPAPYASNEQAAKDPKAYQFNCAQRAHANFTENQPSFLGALLISGLRYPVASAVLGAGWALSRVFYAFGYTSGAGPKGRIGGSAGSFLFDFALKFTAVYASVAMIMNW
- a CDS encoding Putative BRCT domain, DNA-directed DNA polymerase X, DNA polymerase beta-like protein; this translates as MKPAENRSGGLPRSSITTICATSHMTAVARMALELPPVYLLPTHLNPDELHDLEGKIPSLTYNIQEANIVIGKISQRERALFELRRAKVLTDPIDATRISESPSATPRKRKRALSGSGSESTLYSEDGEKYGPVPMQTIKALANKSDNTNTVKVVKLAWLTDSLAQGEILPLRNYLLYEGRKKGTSETPTTTKGNGILSRAATDDLWQTRNSAYLEERRRKYPADMHQTTPSLLRQTTSEHDSVLKLPPIPSFLGLTFACQRPTPVDPPNGIFVDELKKIRLNRKMVGDQIGVRAYSTSIATLSAYPYAIGTPQEVARLPGCGVKIAELWHEWKESGRLCEVDEAQADPRLSVIKTFYDIWGVGDITARDFYNRGWRDLDDVVEHGWHTLGRVQQIGVKYYDEFKLKIPRTEVESIADAILVHARNINPGFELVIVGGYRRGKQGSGDVDVVISHRDESATMHFVDKLVVSLEKSRHITHTLTLSNHNSERGQRPVSWKGNESRGSGFDTLDKALVVWQELEIESHKGYPKETKEKPHRRVDIIISPWKTVGCAVLGWSGDTTFQRDLRRYCKKQKSFKFDSSGIRSRVDGSWIDLEGGKLGKAPDMLTAEKRVFEGLDLEWVRPEDRCTG
- a CDS encoding Putative transcription initiation factor IIE subunit alpha, TFIIEalpha/SarR/Rpc3 HTH yields the protein MAQPLDLAKTLVKSVMRAFYETRHILIIDALIIHSALRDDDLAYLMATNTKDLHKACGKLREDRFLAVYTRLEYREDPKNPEAKPRPVNRTYYYIDYRQTIDAIKWRVYTVDKQIQGTTVPASERKEYFCGRCKSEWTQMEVLDNVGPEGFVCHRCGAPLTHDLERNSTGHEQSTRLNNQFKFITELLPRIDEMVVPDNTFDIAISKALPVVRDASYQSVTTIPVSSLQPTSVKGLDNVGPKSMSVSISTSDGPSEAEKAAEKARKEKVAQQNALPSWMSNSTVTGESFSAQAGPTAAAKIEETDDKDTVIKSADNPEHAELDDYFARLKAEQEAEAARAMEEEEDDDDEDEEEDAFEDVTPSIATPAPLIKTEPSPDSEERVVKKVKVEAPADGDDGESDEDMEFEDV